One genomic segment of Drosophila melanogaster chromosome 3L includes these proteins:
- the Ae2 gene encoding anion exchanger 2, isoform K, with the protein MSFSSASGRENNVRKLSFLGFNTKKKDNSQLPIGSRKKNSIRTNDLNIEEDSEYESQTEPLNNAQNYDDIPEDFPLVSERAGHGDHSDNSVDEKHVQFGGKKKIPPSLSYDEQPTDQSHERKRRRSRHQYYRQRKFSHQDSVEPKNKLEENGDAGARRISVQPEDTALEEADLNELRSHRSDDPRALRRHKIHHSSIKLRELPQITISPFTNKKPEVDHSPHEIFVQLDELTGVGEDREWKETARWIKYEEDVEEGSDRWGKPHVASLSFHSLLNLRRCLETGVVLLDLNEKDLPAVAYRVVEQMVIEDLIDINDKPSVMRSLLLRHRHVNEHQGVLPFTKRKYNSYTSLQFLWMGADSAHQPYQQAQPPPRNLAKARRSICVTSSAPPTAAMLNVATATAAAAAIDHRRHSTMSYLGNLSGTDDKKIKIMPAAEIGGSKRSNELKIDMKDDMYSSSQEDLKKLQNDTILKRIPAGAEATTVLVGAVEFLEQPTIAFVRLSEGVLMPTLTEVPVPVRFMFVLLGPRNFDLDYHEVGRSISTLMANEHFHSIAYKADDRKDLLSAINEFLDDSIVLPPGNWDRHDLLPFEELKAKKDWIRTRKIKALQVKRDSEMIKIGKDEEKALLEKQTLGAIGFTIGGGDGGGDGDSDDDNGRKKKKPSPLEKTGRLWGGLRNDLKRRMPMYKSDILDGLNTETLAATIFMYFACLSTAITFGGLVSAKTNSWIGISETLISCSLVGIVFHCLSCQPLVIIGTTGPLLLFDEALMVFCTQHEFDFLSLRVYVGVWLIIIALTVSAFEGSVYVRLLTRFTQEIFSALITLIYIVETFMKLISIYRENPLLSDYNLPPPTLVAHEHATNESLLNATASVTTNITQMVMNISTTAMPIGPPPLPKNQPNTALFCTILTLATFVVAYYLKLFRNSHFLGRNARRALGDFGVPISIAIFVLVDYLVPAVYTEKLVVPEGLSPSDPSKRGWYIGFDTSSTWIPFACVIPALLVYILIFMESQISELIVDKPDRGLKKGSGLHWDIVLLCLLNCACGIFGMPWHCAATVRSVTHVSSVTIMSRTHAPGESPRIVDVKEQRLSGFFVCLMIGLSVLMAPLLRLIPMAVLFGVFLYMGVASMSGVQLFERIRLYFMPVKHYPPTSYVKRLRPWKLHLFTTIQVLCLVLLWSVKSSQFSLAFPFFLIMMVPIRQNLTKLYKPEEMQALDGSEMKKNDDDEPDFYEQTNIPA; encoded by the exons ATGAGCTTCAGTTCGGCCAGCGGCAGGGAGAATAATGTCCGCAAATTATCCTTCCTGGGcttcaataccaaaaagaag GACAACTCCCAGCTGCCCATTGGATCCCGCAAGAAGAATAGCA TCCGCACAAACGATCTGAACATCGAGGAGGACTCGGAGTACGAGAGCCAAACGGAGCCATTGAATAATGCACAAAACTATGATGACATCCCCGAAGACTTCCCGCTAGTCTCGGAGAGAGCCGGACACGGCGATCACTCGGACAACTCGGTGGACGAGAAGCACGTCCAGTTTGGCGGCAAAAAGAAGATCCCGCCCAGTTTGAGCTATGATGAACAGCCCACGGACCAATCGCACGAACGTAAACGCAGAAGAAG CCGCCATCAGTATTATAGACAACGTAAATTCTCACATCAGGACAGCGTGGAACCCAAAAACAAGCTCGAGGAAAACGGTGATGCAGGTGCGCGTCGCATCTCTGTGCAGCCTGAGGACACGGCATTGGAG GAGGCTGATCTTAACGAGCTGAGATCACATCGTTCGGACGACCCGCGTGCCCTGCGCCGCCATAAGATCCATCACTCATCCATCAAGTTGCGCGAGTTGCCCCAAATAACGATTTCCCCCTTCACCAACAAGAAGCCCGAGGTGGATCATAGTCCTCATGAG ATCTTTGTGCAATTGGATGAGCTCACAGGCGTGGGCGAGGATCGCGAATGGAAGGAGACGGCCCGTTGGATCAAGTATGAGGAGGACGTGGAGGAGGGCTCCGATCGTTGGGGCAAGCCCCATGTTGCCTCCCTCTCCTTCCACTCGCTGCTCAATTTGCGTCGCTGCCTGGAAACGGGCGTTGTCCTGCTCGATCTTAACGAGAAGGACCTGCCTGCCGTGGCCTATCGCGTGGTAGAACAG ATGGTGATCGAGGACCTGATTGACATCAATGACAAGCCATCGGTGATGCGTTCGCTGCTCCTGCGCCATCGCCATGTCAACGAACACCAAGGTGTGCTGCCCTTCACCAAGAGGAAGTACAACAGCTACACCAGCCTGCAG tTTCTTTGGATGGGTGCGGACTCCGCCCACCAGCCGTATCAGCAGGCGCAGCCACCACCTCGCAACCTGGCCAAGGCCAGGAGGAGCATCTGCGTCACCTCCAGTGCTCCGCCCACGGCGGCGATGCTCAACGTGGCCACAGCCActgctgcagcggcagctATTGATCACCGACGCCACTCGACGATGTCCTACCTGGGT AATTTGTCTGGCACGGATGACAAGAAGATCAAGATTATGCCGGCCGCCGAAATTGGTGGCAGCAAGCGCAGCAATGAGCTCAAGATCGACATGAAGGACGATATGTACTCCTCGTCACAGGAGGATCTCAAGAAGCTGCAGAATGACACGATCCTCAAGAGGATTCCAGCGGGTGCTGAAGCCACCACAGTGCTG GTTGGTGCCGTAGAGTTCCTTGAGCAGCCTACCATTGCCTTTGTCCGTTTATCGGAGGGTGTCCTGATGCCCACATTGACCGAGGTTCCTGTCCCAGTAAGATTCATGTTTGTTCTTTTGGGACCTCGTAACTTCGATTTGGACTACCATGAAGTGGGTCGTTCTATCTCCACGCTGATGGCTAACGAGCATTTCCACTCCATTGCCTACAAAGCTGATGATCGCAAGGATCTGCTATCAGCCATCAATGAGTTCCTGGACGATTCTATCGTCCTGCCGCCCGGTAATTGGGATCGCCACGATCTCTTGCCCTTCGAAGAGTTGAAGGCCAAGAAGGATTGGATTCGCACGCGAAAGATTAAGGCACTGCAGGTGAAGCGAGACAGTGAGATGATTAAGATTGGCAAGGATGAGGAGAAGGCATTGCTGGAGAAGCAAACACTGGGAGCCATTGGATTCACGATTGGTGGAGGagatggtggtggtgatggcgACTCCGATGATGACAATGGCCGAAAGAAGAAGAAACCTAGTCCGCTGGAGAAAACTGGACGTCTGTGGGGTGGTTTGAGGAACGATCTTAAACGCAGAATGCCCATGTACAAGAGTGATATACTCGATGGCCTGAACACCGAAACCCTGGCTGCCACCATCTTTATGTACTTCGCTTGCCTCTCAACGGCTATCACATTTGGAGGTCTCGTTTCCGCTAAGACAAACAGCTGGATTGGTATCTCAGAGACTCTGATCTCGTGCTCCCTGGTGGGCATTGTTTTCCATTGTCTGTCCTGCCAACCACTTGTGATCATTGGAACCACCGGACCACTGCTTCTATTTGACGAAGCCCTCATGGTATTCTGTACGCAACATGAATTCGATTTCTTGTCCCTAAGAGTTTACGTCGGAGTAtggttaataataatagcccTAACTGTATCCGCCTTCGAGGGCAGTGTGTATGTTCGTCTGCTGACGAGATTCACTCAGGAGATATTCTCGGCTCTGATTACGCTCATCTATATTGTGGAAACATTTATGAAACTGATTTCGATCTATAGGGAAAATCCCCTGCTATCTGACTACAATCTCCCTCCGCCGACATTGGTCGCCCACGAACATGCCACCAATGAAAGCCTACTCAATGCGACGGCGAGTGTTACAACGAATATTACGCAGATGGTAATGAACATTTCAACAACAGCCATGCCCATTGGTCCACCACCATTGCCCAAGAATCAGCCGAACACCGCTTTATTCTGCACCATCCTCACATTGGCCACTTTCGTGGTTGCCTACTACCTGAAGCTCTTCCGTAATTCCCACTTCTTGGGTCGTAATGCTCGCCGTGCCCTCGGTGATTTCGGTGTACCAATCTCCATTGCCATATTCGTGCTGGTGGACTACCTGGTGCCGGCTGTGTACACAGAGAAACTGGTGGTTCCGGAGGGTCTGTCGCCCAGCGATCCCTCTAAGCGCGGCTGGTACATCGGTTTCGATACCTCTTCCACGTGGATACCATTTGCTTGTGTGATACCTGCCCTGCTCGTCTACATTCTTATCTTTATGGAGTCACAGATCTCCGAGCTGATTGTGGACAAGCCTGATCGTGGCTTAAAGAAGGGTTCTGGTCTCCACTGGGATATTGTGCTGCTTTGCCTGCTCAACTGCGCTTGCGGAATATTTGGAATGCCCTGGCATTGCGCCGCCACTGTAAGATCGGTGACTCATGTGTCATCCGTCACCATTATGTCACG CACCCACGCTCCTGGTGAATCGCCCAGGATCGTTGATGTTAAGGAGCAGCGCTTGTCCGGATTCTTTGTGTGTCTGATGATTGGACTATCGGTGCTGATGGCTCCGCTTCTTCGGTTGATACCCATGGCCGTGCTCTTTGGAGTCTTCTTGTACATGGGAGTGGCCTCCATGAGCGGAGTGCAGTTGTTCGAAAG AATAAGACTGTATTTCATGCCGGTCAAACATTATCCACCCACATCATACGTGAAGCGATTGCGTCCTTGGAAGCTGCATTTGTTTACCACCATTCAGGTGCTGTGCCTGGTACTCCTCTGGAGTGTGAAGTCGTCCCAATTCTCGCTGGCCTTCCCCTTCTTCCTGATCATGATGGTGCCGATACGgcaaaatttgacaaaattgTATAAGCCAGAGGAAATGCAAGCG TTGGATGGCAGCGAGATGAAGAagaacgacgacgacgagccCGATTTCTATGAACAAACCAACATACCAGCATAG
- the Ae2 gene encoding anion exchanger 2, isoform I: MSFSSASGRENNVRKLSFLGFNTKKKSGNEDPDEVLLDSEMDKVFAGNSARKDKFDVNTFQDNSQLPIGSRKKNSIRTNDLNIEEDSEYESQTEPLNNAQNYDDIPEDFPLVSERAGHGDHSDNSVDEKHVQFGGKKKIPPSLSYDEQPTDQSHERKRRRSRHQYYRQRKFSHQDSVEPKNKLEENGDAGARRISVQPEDTALEEADLNELRSHRSDDPRALRRHKIHHSSIKLRELPQITISPFTNKKPEVDHSPHEIFVQLDELTGVGEDREWKETARWIKYEEDVEEGSDRWGKPHVASLSFHSLLNLRRCLETGVVLLDLNEKDLPAVAYRVVEQMVIEDLIDINDKPSVMRSLLLRHRHVNEHQGVLPFTKRKYNSYTSLQNLSGTDDKKIKIMPAAEIGGSKRSNELKIDMKDDMYSSSQEDLKKLQNDTILKRIPAGAEATTVLVGAVEFLEQPTIAFVRLSEGVLMPTLTEVPVPVRFMFVLLGPRNFDLDYHEVGRSISTLMANEHFHSIAYKADDRKDLLSAINEFLDDSIVLPPGNWDRHDLLPFEELKAKKDWIRTRKIKALQVKRDSEMIKIGKDEEKALLEKQTLGAIGFTIGGGDGGGDGDSDDDNGRKKKKPSPLEKTGRLWGGLRNDLKRRMPMYKSDILDGLNTETLAATIFMYFACLSTAITFGGLVSAKTNSWIGISETLISCSLVGIVFHCLSCQPLVIIGTTGPLLLFDEALMVFCTQHEFDFLSLRVYVGVWLIIIALTVSAFEGSVYVRLLTRFTQEIFSALITLIYIVETFMKLISIYRENPLLSDYNLPPPTLVAHEHATNESLLNATASVTTNITQMVMNISTTAMPIGPPPLPKNQPNTALFCTILTLATFVVAYYLKLFRNSHFLGRNARRALGDFGVPISIAIFVLVDYLVPAVYTEKLVVPEGLSPSDPSKRGWYIGFDTSSTWIPFACVIPALLVYILIFMESQISELIVDKPDRGLKKGSGLHWDIVLLCLLNCACGIFGMPWHCAATVRSVTHVSSVTIMSRTHAPGESPRIVDVKEQRLSGFFVCLMIGLSVLMAPLLRLIPMAVLFGVFLYMGVASMSGVQLFERIRLYFMPVKHYPPTSYVKRLRPWKLHLFTTIQVLCLVLLWSVKSSQFSLAFPFFLIMMVPIRQNLTKLYKPEEMQALDGSEMKKNDDDEPDFYEQTNIPA, encoded by the exons ATGAGCTTCAGTTCGGCCAGCGGCAGGGAGAATAATGTCCGCAAATTATCCTTCCTGGGcttcaataccaaaaagaag TCTGGCAATGAGGATCCCGACGAGGTGCTGCTGGACTCGGAAATGGACAAGGTCTTTGCCGGCAACAGTGCGCGCAAGGACAAGTTCGATGTAAACACCTTCCAGGACAACTCCCAGCTGCCCATTGGATCCCGCAAGAAGAATAGCA TCCGCACAAACGATCTGAACATCGAGGAGGACTCGGAGTACGAGAGCCAAACGGAGCCATTGAATAATGCACAAAACTATGATGACATCCCCGAAGACTTCCCGCTAGTCTCGGAGAGAGCCGGACACGGCGATCACTCGGACAACTCGGTGGACGAGAAGCACGTCCAGTTTGGCGGCAAAAAGAAGATCCCGCCCAGTTTGAGCTATGATGAACAGCCCACGGACCAATCGCACGAACGTAAACGCAGAAGAAG CCGCCATCAGTATTATAGACAACGTAAATTCTCACATCAGGACAGCGTGGAACCCAAAAACAAGCTCGAGGAAAACGGTGATGCAGGTGCGCGTCGCATCTCTGTGCAGCCTGAGGACACGGCATTGGAG GAGGCTGATCTTAACGAGCTGAGATCACATCGTTCGGACGACCCGCGTGCCCTGCGCCGCCATAAGATCCATCACTCATCCATCAAGTTGCGCGAGTTGCCCCAAATAACGATTTCCCCCTTCACCAACAAGAAGCCCGAGGTGGATCATAGTCCTCATGAG ATCTTTGTGCAATTGGATGAGCTCACAGGCGTGGGCGAGGATCGCGAATGGAAGGAGACGGCCCGTTGGATCAAGTATGAGGAGGACGTGGAGGAGGGCTCCGATCGTTGGGGCAAGCCCCATGTTGCCTCCCTCTCCTTCCACTCGCTGCTCAATTTGCGTCGCTGCCTGGAAACGGGCGTTGTCCTGCTCGATCTTAACGAGAAGGACCTGCCTGCCGTGGCCTATCGCGTGGTAGAACAG ATGGTGATCGAGGACCTGATTGACATCAATGACAAGCCATCGGTGATGCGTTCGCTGCTCCTGCGCCATCGCCATGTCAACGAACACCAAGGTGTGCTGCCCTTCACCAAGAGGAAGTACAACAGCTACACCAGCCTGCAG AATTTGTCTGGCACGGATGACAAGAAGATCAAGATTATGCCGGCCGCCGAAATTGGTGGCAGCAAGCGCAGCAATGAGCTCAAGATCGACATGAAGGACGATATGTACTCCTCGTCACAGGAGGATCTCAAGAAGCTGCAGAATGACACGATCCTCAAGAGGATTCCAGCGGGTGCTGAAGCCACCACAGTGCTG GTTGGTGCCGTAGAGTTCCTTGAGCAGCCTACCATTGCCTTTGTCCGTTTATCGGAGGGTGTCCTGATGCCCACATTGACCGAGGTTCCTGTCCCAGTAAGATTCATGTTTGTTCTTTTGGGACCTCGTAACTTCGATTTGGACTACCATGAAGTGGGTCGTTCTATCTCCACGCTGATGGCTAACGAGCATTTCCACTCCATTGCCTACAAAGCTGATGATCGCAAGGATCTGCTATCAGCCATCAATGAGTTCCTGGACGATTCTATCGTCCTGCCGCCCGGTAATTGGGATCGCCACGATCTCTTGCCCTTCGAAGAGTTGAAGGCCAAGAAGGATTGGATTCGCACGCGAAAGATTAAGGCACTGCAGGTGAAGCGAGACAGTGAGATGATTAAGATTGGCAAGGATGAGGAGAAGGCATTGCTGGAGAAGCAAACACTGGGAGCCATTGGATTCACGATTGGTGGAGGagatggtggtggtgatggcgACTCCGATGATGACAATGGCCGAAAGAAGAAGAAACCTAGTCCGCTGGAGAAAACTGGACGTCTGTGGGGTGGTTTGAGGAACGATCTTAAACGCAGAATGCCCATGTACAAGAGTGATATACTCGATGGCCTGAACACCGAAACCCTGGCTGCCACCATCTTTATGTACTTCGCTTGCCTCTCAACGGCTATCACATTTGGAGGTCTCGTTTCCGCTAAGACAAACAGCTGGATTGGTATCTCAGAGACTCTGATCTCGTGCTCCCTGGTGGGCATTGTTTTCCATTGTCTGTCCTGCCAACCACTTGTGATCATTGGAACCACCGGACCACTGCTTCTATTTGACGAAGCCCTCATGGTATTCTGTACGCAACATGAATTCGATTTCTTGTCCCTAAGAGTTTACGTCGGAGTAtggttaataataatagcccTAACTGTATCCGCCTTCGAGGGCAGTGTGTATGTTCGTCTGCTGACGAGATTCACTCAGGAGATATTCTCGGCTCTGATTACGCTCATCTATATTGTGGAAACATTTATGAAACTGATTTCGATCTATAGGGAAAATCCCCTGCTATCTGACTACAATCTCCCTCCGCCGACATTGGTCGCCCACGAACATGCCACCAATGAAAGCCTACTCAATGCGACGGCGAGTGTTACAACGAATATTACGCAGATGGTAATGAACATTTCAACAACAGCCATGCCCATTGGTCCACCACCATTGCCCAAGAATCAGCCGAACACCGCTTTATTCTGCACCATCCTCACATTGGCCACTTTCGTGGTTGCCTACTACCTGAAGCTCTTCCGTAATTCCCACTTCTTGGGTCGTAATGCTCGCCGTGCCCTCGGTGATTTCGGTGTACCAATCTCCATTGCCATATTCGTGCTGGTGGACTACCTGGTGCCGGCTGTGTACACAGAGAAACTGGTGGTTCCGGAGGGTCTGTCGCCCAGCGATCCCTCTAAGCGCGGCTGGTACATCGGTTTCGATACCTCTTCCACGTGGATACCATTTGCTTGTGTGATACCTGCCCTGCTCGTCTACATTCTTATCTTTATGGAGTCACAGATCTCCGAGCTGATTGTGGACAAGCCTGATCGTGGCTTAAAGAAGGGTTCTGGTCTCCACTGGGATATTGTGCTGCTTTGCCTGCTCAACTGCGCTTGCGGAATATTTGGAATGCCCTGGCATTGCGCCGCCACTGTAAGATCGGTGACTCATGTGTCATCCGTCACCATTATGTCACG CACCCACGCTCCTGGTGAATCGCCCAGGATCGTTGATGTTAAGGAGCAGCGCTTGTCCGGATTCTTTGTGTGTCTGATGATTGGACTATCGGTGCTGATGGCTCCGCTTCTTCGGTTGATACCCATGGCCGTGCTCTTTGGAGTCTTCTTGTACATGGGAGTGGCCTCCATGAGCGGAGTGCAGTTGTTCGAAAG AATAAGACTGTATTTCATGCCGGTCAAACATTATCCACCCACATCATACGTGAAGCGATTGCGTCCTTGGAAGCTGCATTTGTTTACCACCATTCAGGTGCTGTGCCTGGTACTCCTCTGGAGTGTGAAGTCGTCCCAATTCTCGCTGGCCTTCCCCTTCTTCCTGATCATGATGGTGCCGATACGgcaaaatttgacaaaattgTATAAGCCAGAGGAAATGCAAGCG TTGGATGGCAGCGAGATGAAGAagaacgacgacgacgagccCGATTTCTATGAACAAACCAACATACCAGCATAG
- the Ae2 gene encoding anion exchanger 2, isoform M has protein sequence MSFSSASGRENNVRKLSFLGFNTKKKSGNEDPDEVLLDSEMDKVFAGNSARKDKFDVNTFQDNSQLPIGSRKKNSIRTNDLNIEEDSEYESQTEPLNNAQNYDDIPEDFPLVSERAGHGDHSDNSVDEKHVQFGGKKKIPPSLSYDEQPTDQSHERKRRRSRHQYYRQRKFSHQDSVEPKNKLEENGDAGARRISVQPEDTALEINGQMPAKQEADLNELRSHRSDDPRALRRHKIHHSSIKLRELPQITISPFTNKKPEVDHSPHEIFVQLDELTGVGEDREWKETARWIKYEEDVEEGSDRWGKPHVASLSFHSLLNLRRCLETGVVLLDLNEKDLPAVAYRVVEQMVIEDLIDINDKPSVMRSLLLRHRHVNEHQGVLPFTKRKYNSYTSLQNLSGTDDKKIKIMPAAEIGGSKRSNELKIDMKDDMYSSSQEDLKKLQNDTILKRIPAGAEATTVLVGAVEFLEQPTIAFVRLSEGVLMPTLTEVPVPVRFMFVLLGPRNFDLDYHEVGRSISTLMANEHFHSIAYKADDRKDLLSAINEFLDDSIVLPPGNWDRHDLLPFEELKAKKDWIRTRKIKALQVKRDSEMIKIGKDEEKALLEKQTLGAIGFTIGGGDGGGDGDSDDDNGRKKKKPSPLEKTGRLWGGLRNDLKRRMPMYKSDILDGLNTETLAATIFMYFACLSTAITFGGLVSAKTNSWIGISETLISCSLVGIVFHCLSCQPLVIIGTTGPLLLFDEALMVFCTQHEFDFLSLRVYVGVWLIIIALTVSAFEGSVYVRLLTRFTQEIFSALITLIYIVETFMKLISIYRENPLLSDYNLPPPTLVAHEHATNESLLNATASVTTNITQMVMNISTTAMPIGPPPLPKNQPNTALFCTILTLATFVVAYYLKLFRNSHFLGRNARRALGDFGVPISIAIFVLVDYLVPAVYTEKLVVPEGLSPSDPSKRGWYIGFDTSSTWIPFACVIPALLVYILIFMESQISELIVDKPDRGLKKGSGLHWDIVLLCLLNCACGIFGMPWHCAATVRSVTHVSSVTIMSRTHAPGESPRIVDVKEQRLSGFFVCLMIGLSVLMAPLLRLIPMAVLFGVFLYMGVASMSGVQLFERIRLYFMPVKHYPPTSYVKRLRPWKLHLFTTIQVLCLVLLWSVKSSQFSLAFPFFLIMMVPIRQNLTKLYKPEEMQALDGSEMKKNDDDEPDFYEQTNIPA, from the exons ATGAGCTTCAGTTCGGCCAGCGGCAGGGAGAATAATGTCCGCAAATTATCCTTCCTGGGcttcaataccaaaaagaag TCTGGCAATGAGGATCCCGACGAGGTGCTGCTGGACTCGGAAATGGACAAGGTCTTTGCCGGCAACAGTGCGCGCAAGGACAAGTTCGATGTAAACACCTTCCAGGACAACTCCCAGCTGCCCATTGGATCCCGCAAGAAGAATAGCA TCCGCACAAACGATCTGAACATCGAGGAGGACTCGGAGTACGAGAGCCAAACGGAGCCATTGAATAATGCACAAAACTATGATGACATCCCCGAAGACTTCCCGCTAGTCTCGGAGAGAGCCGGACACGGCGATCACTCGGACAACTCGGTGGACGAGAAGCACGTCCAGTTTGGCGGCAAAAAGAAGATCCCGCCCAGTTTGAGCTATGATGAACAGCCCACGGACCAATCGCACGAACGTAAACGCAGAAGAAG CCGCCATCAGTATTATAGACAACGTAAATTCTCACATCAGGACAGCGTGGAACCCAAAAACAAGCTCGAGGAAAACGGTGATGCAGGTGCGCGTCGCATCTCTGTGCAGCCTGAGGACACGGCATTGGAG ATAAATGGCCAAATGCCGGCTAAACAG GAGGCTGATCTTAACGAGCTGAGATCACATCGTTCGGACGACCCGCGTGCCCTGCGCCGCCATAAGATCCATCACTCATCCATCAAGTTGCGCGAGTTGCCCCAAATAACGATTTCCCCCTTCACCAACAAGAAGCCCGAGGTGGATCATAGTCCTCATGAG ATCTTTGTGCAATTGGATGAGCTCACAGGCGTGGGCGAGGATCGCGAATGGAAGGAGACGGCCCGTTGGATCAAGTATGAGGAGGACGTGGAGGAGGGCTCCGATCGTTGGGGCAAGCCCCATGTTGCCTCCCTCTCCTTCCACTCGCTGCTCAATTTGCGTCGCTGCCTGGAAACGGGCGTTGTCCTGCTCGATCTTAACGAGAAGGACCTGCCTGCCGTGGCCTATCGCGTGGTAGAACAG ATGGTGATCGAGGACCTGATTGACATCAATGACAAGCCATCGGTGATGCGTTCGCTGCTCCTGCGCCATCGCCATGTCAACGAACACCAAGGTGTGCTGCCCTTCACCAAGAGGAAGTACAACAGCTACACCAGCCTGCAG AATTTGTCTGGCACGGATGACAAGAAGATCAAGATTATGCCGGCCGCCGAAATTGGTGGCAGCAAGCGCAGCAATGAGCTCAAGATCGACATGAAGGACGATATGTACTCCTCGTCACAGGAGGATCTCAAGAAGCTGCAGAATGACACGATCCTCAAGAGGATTCCAGCGGGTGCTGAAGCCACCACAGTGCTG GTTGGTGCCGTAGAGTTCCTTGAGCAGCCTACCATTGCCTTTGTCCGTTTATCGGAGGGTGTCCTGATGCCCACATTGACCGAGGTTCCTGTCCCAGTAAGATTCATGTTTGTTCTTTTGGGACCTCGTAACTTCGATTTGGACTACCATGAAGTGGGTCGTTCTATCTCCACGCTGATGGCTAACGAGCATTTCCACTCCATTGCCTACAAAGCTGATGATCGCAAGGATCTGCTATCAGCCATCAATGAGTTCCTGGACGATTCTATCGTCCTGCCGCCCGGTAATTGGGATCGCCACGATCTCTTGCCCTTCGAAGAGTTGAAGGCCAAGAAGGATTGGATTCGCACGCGAAAGATTAAGGCACTGCAGGTGAAGCGAGACAGTGAGATGATTAAGATTGGCAAGGATGAGGAGAAGGCATTGCTGGAGAAGCAAACACTGGGAGCCATTGGATTCACGATTGGTGGAGGagatggtggtggtgatggcgACTCCGATGATGACAATGGCCGAAAGAAGAAGAAACCTAGTCCGCTGGAGAAAACTGGACGTCTGTGGGGTGGTTTGAGGAACGATCTTAAACGCAGAATGCCCATGTACAAGAGTGATATACTCGATGGCCTGAACACCGAAACCCTGGCTGCCACCATCTTTATGTACTTCGCTTGCCTCTCAACGGCTATCACATTTGGAGGTCTCGTTTCCGCTAAGACAAACAGCTGGATTGGTATCTCAGAGACTCTGATCTCGTGCTCCCTGGTGGGCATTGTTTTCCATTGTCTGTCCTGCCAACCACTTGTGATCATTGGAACCACCGGACCACTGCTTCTATTTGACGAAGCCCTCATGGTATTCTGTACGCAACATGAATTCGATTTCTTGTCCCTAAGAGTTTACGTCGGAGTAtggttaataataatagcccTAACTGTATCCGCCTTCGAGGGCAGTGTGTATGTTCGTCTGCTGACGAGATTCACTCAGGAGATATTCTCGGCTCTGATTACGCTCATCTATATTGTGGAAACATTTATGAAACTGATTTCGATCTATAGGGAAAATCCCCTGCTATCTGACTACAATCTCCCTCCGCCGACATTGGTCGCCCACGAACATGCCACCAATGAAAGCCTACTCAATGCGACGGCGAGTGTTACAACGAATATTACGCAGATGGTAATGAACATTTCAACAACAGCCATGCCCATTGGTCCACCACCATTGCCCAAGAATCAGCCGAACACCGCTTTATTCTGCACCATCCTCACATTGGCCACTTTCGTGGTTGCCTACTACCTGAAGCTCTTCCGTAATTCCCACTTCTTGGGTCGTAATGCTCGCCGTGCCCTCGGTGATTTCGGTGTACCAATCTCCATTGCCATATTCGTGCTGGTGGACTACCTGGTGCCGGCTGTGTACACAGAGAAACTGGTGGTTCCGGAGGGTCTGTCGCCCAGCGATCCCTCTAAGCGCGGCTGGTACATCGGTTTCGATACCTCTTCCACGTGGATACCATTTGCTTGTGTGATACCTGCCCTGCTCGTCTACATTCTTATCTTTATGGAGTCACAGATCTCCGAGCTGATTGTGGACAAGCCTGATCGTGGCTTAAAGAAGGGTTCTGGTCTCCACTGGGATATTGTGCTGCTTTGCCTGCTCAACTGCGCTTGCGGAATATTTGGAATGCCCTGGCATTGCGCCGCCACTGTAAGATCGGTGACTCATGTGTCATCCGTCACCATTATGTCACG CACCCACGCTCCTGGTGAATCGCCCAGGATCGTTGATGTTAAGGAGCAGCGCTTGTCCGGATTCTTTGTGTGTCTGATGATTGGACTATCGGTGCTGATGGCTCCGCTTCTTCGGTTGATACCCATGGCCGTGCTCTTTGGAGTCTTCTTGTACATGGGAGTGGCCTCCATGAGCGGAGTGCAGTTGTTCGAAAG AATAAGACTGTATTTCATGCCGGTCAAACATTATCCACCCACATCATACGTGAAGCGATTGCGTCCTTGGAAGCTGCATTTGTTTACCACCATTCAGGTGCTGTGCCTGGTACTCCTCTGGAGTGTGAAGTCGTCCCAATTCTCGCTGGCCTTCCCCTTCTTCCTGATCATGATGGTGCCGATACGgcaaaatttgacaaaattgTATAAGCCAGAGGAAATGCAAGCG TTGGATGGCAGCGAGATGAAGAagaacgacgacgacgagccCGATTTCTATGAACAAACCAACATACCAGCATAG